A region of Diospyros lotus cultivar Yz01 chromosome 3, ASM1463336v1, whole genome shotgun sequence DNA encodes the following proteins:
- the LOC127796912 gene encoding uncharacterized protein LOC127796912 — MKIVLGKVVSTMLISLSKATKAFSNFVAVEIGAYQAMSIYLRRALAFFSKLVQFHKELKGSKFNRKINNHTVETLEILDLVRDTEDSVRSGNTGKMHEMKKKKGKSGEVVDGKIVDLVE, encoded by the coding sequence ATGAAGATCGTTTTAGGAAAAGTTGTGTCCACAATGCTGATCTCTCTTTCCAAAGCAACCAAAGCCTTTTCCAACTTTGTCGCCGTTGAGATTGGAGCTTACCAAGCGATGTCGATATACTTGAGGCGTGCTTTGGCGTTCTTTAGCAAATTGGTTCAATTCCACAAGGAGCTCAAGGGATCCAAGTTCAATCGAAAGATAAATAACCATACCGTTGAAACTTTGGAAATCCTAGATCTGGTACGAGACACTGAGGATAGTGTTAGAAGTGGTAACACCGGTAAGATGCAtgagatgaaaaagaaaaaggggaaaagtGGGGAGGTTGTTGATGGAAAGATTGTCGATTTGGTGGAGTAG
- the LOC127796913 gene encoding protein argonaute 1-like, with the protein MRNVAKKKESYGNGGTVNSWICINFSRNVQDSVACSFCSELAQMCVISGMVFHREPVLPPISARPDQVERVLKARFHDAMTKLHPQGKELDLLIVILPDNNGTLYGDVKRICETDLGIVSQCCLTKHVFRMNKQYLANVALKINVKVGGRNTVLVDALSRRIPLVSDVPSFLGLMLPIISMKLVVGRRESVLELEKLYTTKDPFSIALSKDRWLRTQG; encoded by the exons atGCGCAATGTTGCT aaaaagaaagagagttaTGGTAATGGTGGAACAGTGAACAGTTGGATTTGCATAAACTTTTCAAGGAATGTGCAAGACAGTGTGGCTTGTAGTTTTTGTTCTGAGCTTGCACAAATGTGTGTAATTTCAGGAATG GTATTTCATCGCGAACCTGTGCTTCCACCAATCAGTGCCCGCCCTGATCAGGTAGAAAGGGTCTTGAAAGCTCGGTTCCATGATGCTATGACCAAACTGCATCCTCAGGGCAAGGAGCTGGACCTGCTTATTGTCATTTTGCCTGATAATAATGGTACTCTATATG GTGATGTGAAGCGGATTTGTGAGACAGATCTTGGCATTGTTTCCCAGTGCTGTTTAACAAAGCATGTATTTAGGATGAATAAACAATATCTTGCAAATGTGGCCTTGAAGATTAACGTGAAAGTTGGGGGAAGGAATACAGTACTTGTTGATGCACTCTCAAGGCGCATACCTCTAGTTAGTGATGTACCATCATTTTTGGGGCTGATGTTACCCATCATTTCAATGAAGCTAGTTGTG gGGAGAAGGGAATCAGTCCTAGAGCTGGAAAAGCTCTACACTACAAAGGATCCTTTTTCCATCGCGTTGTCAAAGGATCGGTGGCTCAG GACACAGGGCTGA
- the LOC127798012 gene encoding embryo-specific protein ATS3A-like — MTEYKGSSSLRVLLLVFAFIVAGGEALPPTQKENCTYVVTIETTCIEGAETSNRISLRFGDTKSNDITVKRLNSKHVRWVDPLAPDVLDDVPRKPFQACMVDRFQVIDQCVESPICYLYLKLVGDDDWRPGFAQVQVEDGSHLSSRYFYFCRYLPRRVWHGSNMCERVITPFGFRWRKVLSP; from the exons ATGACTGAGTATAAAGGTTCATCTTCACTCCGTGTTCTATTACTTGTCTTTGCTTTCATTGTTGCCGGAGGTGAAGCTCTCCCGCCAACACAGAAG GAAAATTGCACATATGTGGTAACAATAGAGACGACATGCATCGAAGGCGCCGAGACATCAAACAGAATCAGCTTGAGATTTGGCGACACAAAGTCAAATGACATCACAGTGAAACGCCTCAATTCAAAGCACGTTAGATGGGTTGACCCATTGGCGCCGGACGTTCTTGACGACGTGCCAAGAAAGCCATTTCAGGCTTGCATGGTGGACCGGTTCCAGGTTATCGACCAATGTGTGGAGTCACCCATATGCTACCTGTACTTGAAACTTGTCGGAGATGATGATTGGCGGCCAGGTTTCGCTCAAGTTCAGGTGGAGGATGGATCCCATCTCAGCTCACGATATTTTTACTTTTGCCGGTATTTGCCTCGACGCGTGTGGCATGGTTCTAACATGTGTGAAAGGGTGATTACTCCTTTTGGGTTCAGGTGGAGGAAGGTATTGTCGCCATAG
- the LOC127797925 gene encoding WUSCHEL-related homeobox 3 — protein sequence MRPAASSRWCPTPEQLMILEEMYRSGIRTPNASQIQEITAHLSFYGKIEGKNVFYWFQNHKARDRQKLRRKLTKQLHQQQLYFQHHHHLHFDSLPPVSSTLPQLPHCCPVGCLPQDTGVDQRGSTQIMGHSWKADLRHLQEISSEMDKPTARTNGRDWMMMLDHHEGPPAPYHRPLKTLELFPVSATALKDECASSKQNPP from the exons ATGCGTCCAGCAGCTTCATCAAGGTGGTGTCCAACGCCGGAGCAGCTGATGATCTTAGAGGAAATGTACAGGAGCGGGATCAGGACTCCGAATGCATCTCAGATACAGGAAATCACTGCCCACCTCTCCTTCTATGGCAAGATTGAAGGGAAAAATGTGTTTTACTGGTTTCAGAACCACAAAGCCAGGGATAGACAGAAGCTTAGAAGGAAGCTCACCAAGCAACTCCATCAACAACAACTTTACTTccaacaccaccaccaccttcACTTTGATTCCCTTCCTCCGGTTTCTAGTACTCTCCCTCAACTTCCACACTGTTGCCCAGTGGGGTGTCTTCCTCag GACACTGGAGTTGATCAGCGTGGATCAACGCAAATAATGGGCCACTCATGGAAGGCGGATCTTCGTCACCTCCAGGAAATCAGCTCCGAGATGGATAAACCCACGGCGAGAACAAACGGCCGTGATTGGATGATGATGCTGGATCATCATGAGGGTCCACCTGCTCCTTACCATAGACCCCTCAAAACCCTAGAGCTCTTCCCCGTATCGGCCACAGCTCTCAAAGATGAGTGCGCTTCATCCAAGCAAAACCCTCCCTAG